One Rosa chinensis cultivar Old Blush chromosome 3, RchiOBHm-V2, whole genome shotgun sequence DNA window includes the following coding sequences:
- the LOC112195285 gene encoding LOW QUALITY PROTEIN: fatty acyl-CoA reductase 2, chloroplastic (The sequence of the model RefSeq protein was modified relative to this genomic sequence to represent the inferred CDS: inserted 1 base in 1 codon), giving the protein MEASLLNSFSSMINAPNKLARLSEKWDWCLLRRKKSSLAVCQGASSGGNAKKISGFXSAATLMDAGSLVLSPNDQKVQKENEFSVKDLVPFVEMHDGIGIVKFLNGKGFFITGGTGFLAKVLIEKILRTAPDVGKIYLLIKAKNKEAAMERLKSEIISTELFKGLRQTYGKSYQAFMLSKLVPVVGNVCELDLGLGDDIAALIAKEVDVVINSAANTTFHERYDVALDINTKGPCHLMAFAKKCKRLKLFLQVSTAYVNGQRQGRIMEKPFHIGESITGENSTSNTPPGFNPLDVENEIKLAMNSKGAYEDNEVAQKLKDLGLERARKYGWQDTYVFTKAMGEMLIDDMRGDVPVVIIRPSVIESTCKEPFPGWMEGNRMMDPIVLYYGKGQLTGFLVDPNGVLDVVPADMVVNATLAAIAKHGMAQKPDINVYQITSSVVNPLDFQDLARLLYEHYNSSPCMDSKGRPINVPSMKLFSSMEDFSAHIWRDATQRSGLTALASSNGKLSQKLETMCRKSVEQAKYLASIYEPYTFYGGRFDNSNTERLMESMSEEEKKKFGFDVGSLDWKEYITNVHIPGLKRHVLKGRGV; this is encoded by the exons ATGGAAGCTTCATTGCTGAACTCTTTCTCTTCAATGATTAATGCACCAAATAAACTTGCGAGACTGTCAGAAAAGTGGGATTGGTGCTTGTTGAGGAGAAAAAAGAGTAGTTTGGCTGTGTGCCAAGGAGCATCATCAGGTGGAAATGCCAAAAAGATTAGTGGTT CTTCTGCTGCAACTCTAATGGATGCAGGAAGCCTTGTTTTGTCTCCAAATGATCAGAAGGTCCAGAAGGAGAACGAATTTTCAGTCAAGGATTTGGTGCCTTTTGTGGAGATGCATGACGGTATTGGAATTGTAAAGTTTCTTAATGGAAAAGGGTTCTTCATTACTGGCGGAACCGGGTTTCTAGCAAAAG TTCTTATTGAGAAGATTTTACGGACCGCACCTGATGTGGGGAAGATATATCTCTTGATCAAGGCCAAAAACAAGGAGGCTGCAATGGAAAGACTAAAAAGTGaa ATCATAAGCACAGAGCTTTTCAAAGGTCTTAGACAAACTTATGGAAAATCTTATCAAGCCTTCATGTTGAGCAAGCTAGTTCCGGTGGTTGGAAATGTATGTGAATTGGATCTTGGGCTAGGAGACGATATAGCTGCTTTGATTGCTAAAGAAGTTGATGTTGTTATAAATTCTGCAGCTAACACGACATTTCATGAAAG ATATGATGTAGCTTTAGATATAAACACAAAAGGACCTTGCCACCTTATGGCCTTTGCAAAGAAGTGCAAGAGACTTAAGCTCTTTCTGCAAGTATCAACAG CATATGTCAATGGACAAAGACAAGGGAGAATCATGGAAAAGCCATTTCATATAGGAGAAAGCATAACAGGAGAGAATTCCACCTCTAATACCCCACCAGGATTCAATCCACTGGATgttgaaaatgaaataaagttgGCTATGAACTCCAAGGGAGCTTATGAAGATAATGAGGTAGCTCAAAAGCTAAAAGATCTGGGTTTGGAAAG GGCCAGAAAATATGGATGGCAAGATACATATGTGTTCACCAAGGCCATGGGAGAAATGCTGATTGATGATATGAGAGGTGATGTACCAGTAGTCATAATCCGACCTAGTGTCATCGAGAGCACTTGCAAAGAGCCATTTCCTGGATGGATGGAAGGAAATAG GATGATGGATCCAATTGTTTTATACTATGGAAAAGGACAGCTCACAGGTTTTCTAGTAGACCCTAATGGGGTACTTGATGTG GTTCCGGCTGACATGGTTGTTAACGCAACTTTGGCTGCCATTGCAAAGCATGGAATGGCTCAGAAACCAGACATCAATGTCTACCAGATTACTTCATCAGTTGTGAACCCATTAGACTTCCAAGATTTGGCTAGACTGCTGTATGAACATTACAACTCCTCACCCTGCATGGACTCGAAAGGCAGGCCAATCAACGTTCCATCAATGAAGCTCTTCAGCTCCATGGAAGATTTCTCCGCTCACATTTGGAGAGATGCCACTCAACGAAGCGGGTTGACAGCTTTGGCTTCCTCGAATGGGAAGCTGTCTCAGAAACTTGAGACGATGTGCAGAAAGTCAGTAGAGCAAGCAAAGTACTTGGCTAGTATTTATGAGCCTTATACTTTCTATGGTGGAAG GTTTGATAACAGCAACACTGAGAGACTAATGGAGAGCATgtctgaagaagaaaagaagaagtttgGATTTGATGTTGGAAGCTTAGATTGGAAAGAGTATATAACAAATGTTCATATTCCAGGTCTTAAAAGGCATGTCTTGAAGGGCAGAGGGGTGTGA
- the LOC112191708 gene encoding uncharacterized protein LOC112191708, translating into MGRLAPLSEEPNINEEEDATNRSSKGIMRSQTWRKWIKTHLTSLAIFNKRSDFKVLLSVLGCPLFPVSALPELPLNEVSSTAQYIIQHFTAATGCRKLEGRVKNIFATGKVNMAMVDDPGPGSSMSGATTISEKGCFVMWQMIPNKWLIELVLGGHKVAAGSDGNVAWRHTPWLAAHAAKGGVRPLRRALQGLDPMAISAVFAPAQYMGEKQISDVDCFVLKLSADQTDLSERSDSTAEMIKHVIFGYFSQRNGLLVHLEDSYLTRIQSPGAYPTYWETTMSTKIEDYRTVEEVMIAHAGQTSVVITRFGDNLKTGSAITRLEETWTIDDLAFNVQGLSMDCFIPPKEVQKDHPKKTLDWRSPLH; encoded by the exons ATGGGTCGTCTTGCACCATTATCAGAAGAACCCAATattaatgaagaagaagatgccaCAAATCGCTCAAGCAAAGGCATAATGAGGAGTCAGACATGGAGGAAATGGATCAAGACCCACCTCACCTCCCTTGCCATCTTCAACAAGAGGTCTGACTTCAAGGTCCTCCTCAGCGTTCTGGGTTGCCCTCTCTTCCCTGTTTCTGCCCTCCCCGAACTGCCCCTCAATGAG GTCTCCTCCACTGCACAATACATAATACAACACTTCACAGCAGCCACAGGCTGCCGCAAGCTAGAAGGTAGAGTCAAGAACATTTTTGCAACCGGAAAAGTGAACATGGCGATGGTGGATGATCCCGGTCCTGGCAGCTCCATGAGTGGAGCCACCACCATATCAGAAAAAGGGTGCTTTGTAATGTGGCAGATGATTCCCAATAAGTGGCTGATTGAGCTAGTTCTGGGTGGTCACAAGGTAGCAGCTggtagtgatggcaatgtggcatGGCGCCACACGCCGTGGCTTGCTGCGCATGCTGCCAAGGGCGGTGTTCGTCCTCTCCGGCGAGCACTCCAG GGACTAGACCCCATGGCGATATCAGCTGTATTTGCCCCAGCACAGTACATGGGCGAAAAGCAAATCTCGGACGTCGACTGCTTTGTCTTAAAATTGTCAGCCGATCAGACAGATCTGTCTGAAAGAAGCGATAGTACTGCAGAGATGATCAAACATGTGATATTCGGTTACTTCAGCCAAAGAAATGGACTACTCGTGCACTTAGAAGACTCTTACTTAACTAGGATTCAATCACCTGGTGCCTATCCTACATACTGGGAGACCACAATGTCGACTAAGATCGAGGATTACCGGACGGTGGAAGAGGTGATGATCGCCCATGCCGGTCAGACGAGTGTGGTCATCACACGGTTCGGGGACAATTTAAAGACTGGCTCCGCAATCACACGGTTAGAAGAAACATGGACCATCGATGATCTTGCTTTCAATGTTCAGGGCCTCTCAATGGATTGCTTCATTCCTCCTAAAGAAGTGCAGAAAGATCACCCGAAGAAAACTCTAGATTGGAGATCACCATTGCATTGA
- the LOC112191612 gene encoding histone-lysine N-methyltransferase ATXR4 isoform X1 has translation MARATVRYSRWAWRFLTSNTQNEPFLSSAAATFSTAPENANPGRPGPPPIRVALTESSGRGVFATRKIETGELLHTAKPILSHPSLSALHKVCYFCLRKLKTTDAPQPHGVSYCSEECRQQAKGFHDIEMTADWSAYDDYCRSNRLKYPLLVKRLACMVMSGATPANLLDILQPASLSPEMISEMEEGYGLLRNAYINSNITDEQMSFLTKQWYIGILSRIRINAFRIELAGGYDDLLSSLAASIESEAAVGNAVYMLPSFYNHDCDPNGHIIWIENADARLKALRDVDEGEELRICYIDASMDHDALRYCCSLGHPFVFTLCFYSFSLKAGRFHGHIYGLVINMQYLLRHATGVWKCRTVLWLNSSVLIALWLQTYI, from the exons ATGGCGCGTGCCACAGTCCGTTATAGTCGTTGGGCTTGGCGCTTCTTAACATCGAATACCCAAAACGAGCCGTTTCTCTCTTCCGCTGCAGCCACCTTCTCCACCGCACCGGAAAATGCGAATCCGGGTCGACCCGGACCACCTCCGATCCGAGTCGCGCTCACCGAGTCATCCGGGCGAGGCGTCTTCGCGACCCGGAAAATCGAGACCGGTGAGCTCTTACACACCGCCAAACCCATCCTGTCTCACCCTTCTCTCTCCGCCCTCCATAAGGTCTGCTACTTCTGCCTCCGAAAGCTCAAAACCACCGACGCCCCTCAACCCCATGGCGTTTCCTATTGCAGTGAGGAGTGTCGACAACAAGCTAAG GGATTTCATGATATTGAGATGACAGCAGATTGGTCAGCTTACGACGACTATTGCCG GTCTAATCGTTTGAAATATCCTCTACTTGTAAAGCGGTTGGCTTGTATGGTTATGTCAGGAGCTACACCTGCCAACCTTCTTGACATACTCCAACCTGCCAGCTTATCTCCAGAGATGATTTCTGAG ATGGAAGAGGGATACGGCTTGCTAAGGAATGCCTACATAAACTCAAATATCACGGATGAACAGATGTCCT TTTTGACTAAACAATGGTACATCGGCATACTTTCCCGGATTCGTATTAATGCATTTCGTATTGAG TTGGCTGGGGGATACGATGATCTCCTGTCATCATTAGCAGCCTCTATAGAATCTGAAGCTGCTGTTGGGAATGCTGTTTATATGCTTCCATCCTTTTATAATCATGATTGTG ATCCAAATGGCCACATTATATGGATAGAGAATGCAGATGCGAGATTGAAGGCCCTTCGTGATGTGGATGAAG GGGAAGAGCTCCGGATCTGCTATATTGATGCAAGTATGGATCATGATGCTC TTAGATATTGCTGCTCACTCGGTCATCCTTTTGTTTTTACATTGTGTTTCTATTCTTTTTCGCTCAAAGCAGGAAGGTTCCATGGTCATATATATGGTTTAGTTATAAATATGCAATACTTACTGAGGCATGCCACTGGCGTATGGAAGTGCCGAACAGTGCTGTGGCTCAATAGCAGTGTGTTGATTGCACTTTGgttacaaacatatatataa
- the LOC112191612 gene encoding histone-lysine N-methyltransferase ATXR4 isoform X3 — translation MARATVRYSRWAWRFLTSNTQNEPFLSSAAATFSTAPENANPGRPGPPPIRVALTESSGRGVFATRKIETGELLHTAKPILSHPSLSALHKVCYFCLRKLKTTDAPQPHGVSYCSEECRQQAKGFHDIEMTADWSAYDDYCRSNRLKYPLLVKRLACMVMSGATPANLLDILQPASLSPEMISEMEEGYGLLRNAYINSNITDEQMSFLTKQWYIGILSRIRINAFRIELAGGYDDLLSSLAASIESEAAVGNAVYMLPSFYNHDCDPNGHIIWIENADARLKALRDVDEGEELRICYIDASMDHDARQSFLSQGFGFQCNCPRCLSGD, via the exons ATGGCGCGTGCCACAGTCCGTTATAGTCGTTGGGCTTGGCGCTTCTTAACATCGAATACCCAAAACGAGCCGTTTCTCTCTTCCGCTGCAGCCACCTTCTCCACCGCACCGGAAAATGCGAATCCGGGTCGACCCGGACCACCTCCGATCCGAGTCGCGCTCACCGAGTCATCCGGGCGAGGCGTCTTCGCGACCCGGAAAATCGAGACCGGTGAGCTCTTACACACCGCCAAACCCATCCTGTCTCACCCTTCTCTCTCCGCCCTCCATAAGGTCTGCTACTTCTGCCTCCGAAAGCTCAAAACCACCGACGCCCCTCAACCCCATGGCGTTTCCTATTGCAGTGAGGAGTGTCGACAACAAGCTAAG GGATTTCATGATATTGAGATGACAGCAGATTGGTCAGCTTACGACGACTATTGCCG GTCTAATCGTTTGAAATATCCTCTACTTGTAAAGCGGTTGGCTTGTATGGTTATGTCAGGAGCTACACCTGCCAACCTTCTTGACATACTCCAACCTGCCAGCTTATCTCCAGAGATGATTTCTGAG ATGGAAGAGGGATACGGCTTGCTAAGGAATGCCTACATAAACTCAAATATCACGGATGAACAGATGTCCT TTTTGACTAAACAATGGTACATCGGCATACTTTCCCGGATTCGTATTAATGCATTTCGTATTGAG TTGGCTGGGGGATACGATGATCTCCTGTCATCATTAGCAGCCTCTATAGAATCTGAAGCTGCTGTTGGGAATGCTGTTTATATGCTTCCATCCTTTTATAATCATGATTGTG ATCCAAATGGCCACATTATATGGATAGAGAATGCAGATGCGAGATTGAAGGCCCTTCGTGATGTGGATGAAG GGGAAGAGCTCCGGATCTGCTATATTGATGCAAGTATGGATCATGATGCTCGGCAGAGTTTCCTGTCACAAGGGTTTGGTTTTCAGTGCAATTGTCCCCGGTGTTTGTCTGGTGATTAA
- the LOC112191612 gene encoding histone-lysine N-methyltransferase ATXR4 isoform X2, which yields MARATVRYSRWAWRFLTSNTQNEPFLSSAAATFSTAPENANPGRPGPPPIRVALTESSGRGVFATRKIETGELLHTAKPILSHPSLSALHKVCYFCLRKLKTTDAPQPHGVSYCSEECRQQAKGFHDIEMTADWSAYDDYCRSNRLKYPLLVKRLACMVMSGATPANLLDILQPASLSPEMISEMEEGYGLLRNAYINSNITDEQMSFLTKQWYIGILSRIRINAFRIELAGGYDDLLSSLAASIESEAAVGNAVYMLPSFYNHDCDPNAHIIWIENADGRLKALRDVDEGEELRICYIDASMDHDARQSFLSQGFGFQCNCPRCLSGD from the exons ATGGCGCGTGCCACAGTCCGTTATAGTCGTTGGGCTTGGCGCTTCTTAACATCGAATACCCAAAACGAGCCGTTTCTCTCTTCCGCTGCAGCCACCTTCTCCACCGCACCGGAAAATGCGAATCCGGGTCGACCCGGACCACCTCCGATCCGAGTCGCGCTCACCGAGTCATCCGGGCGAGGCGTCTTCGCGACCCGGAAAATCGAGACCGGTGAGCTCTTACACACCGCCAAACCCATCCTGTCTCACCCTTCTCTCTCCGCCCTCCATAAGGTCTGCTACTTCTGCCTCCGAAAGCTCAAAACCACCGACGCCCCTCAACCCCATGGCGTTTCCTATTGCAGTGAGGAGTGTCGACAACAAGCTAAG GGATTTCATGATATTGAGATGACAGCAGATTGGTCAGCTTACGACGACTATTGCCG GTCTAATCGTTTGAAATATCCTCTACTTGTAAAGCGGTTGGCTTGTATGGTTATGTCAGGAGCTACACCTGCCAACCTTCTTGACATACTCCAACCTGCCAGCTTATCTCCAGAGATGATTTCTGAG ATGGAAGAGGGATACGGCTTGCTAAGGAATGCCTACATAAACTCAAATATCACGGATGAACAGATGTCCT TTTTGACTAAACAATGGTACATCGGCATACTTTCCCGGATTCGTATTAATGCATTTCGTATTGAGTTGGCTGGGGGATACGATGATCTCCTGTCATCATTAGCAGCCTCTATAGAATCTGAAGCTGCTGTTGGGAATGCTGTTTATATGCTTCCATCCTTTTATAATCATGATTGTG ATCCAAATGCCCACATTATATGGATAGAGAATGCAGATGGGAGATTGAAGGCCCTTCGTGATGTGGATGAAG GGGAAGAGCTCCGGATCTGCTATATTGATGCAAGTATGGATCATGATGCTCGGCAGAGTTTCCTGTCACAAGGGTTTGGTTTTCAGTGCAATTGTCCCCGGTGCTTGTCTGGTGATTAA